From the genome of Bacteroidota bacterium:
ATAAATCAACGATCATCAATCTGAATTTCCTGAAGGCATACTCCAGTTATGAGGGGAACTTTGCCGAACTTACGGATGGCACAAGGCTAAGCATTTCAAGGAGAAAGCTCAATGAATTTCGTGAGGCGGTTAAACATTTTTCGAAAGGAATAGATTGATGTGAGAAAAAGGGACATATTTTTTATCGTAATCTTATTTTTTGCCGGCCTAAATCTACCGGCCCAGAATCCTTTTGTTCAGCTTTATACTACTTCTGACGGCCTGCCTTCCAACAGCATTAATTGCATAGAACAGGACGGCGAAAAATTCATCTGGTTTGCCACCCGAGGAGGGCTTGTGAGGTATGATGGCTCGTCTTTTACAAATTATAGCATGAGGGATGGATTAAACCAGAATCATGTCATCTATGTCAAAGTAGATTCTTTCGGGCGGGTATGGTTCTTTTGTATCGGTTCGACCATGAACTTCTTCTATCAAAATAAAATATATAACAGTACTAATGCGCCATTTCTTAAAAAGTTGAGAGGCAACTGGAATTTTGTACAGGACAAGGAACGCAACCTTTATTTCTATAATTATCATGGTCGTAAAATCATTGTTTTGGACACGAATAACAACGTAACCCAATTCGAATTGCCTAGTGTTCCCCTTGAATCTGATTCAATTACAACCGATGGCATGAATATTCAATATTTGGCCAGGATTCCTTCCGGCGAATTTATGATTTGGACATACATGGGTATTTTTAAAACAAAAGACCTGGCAGAAAAACCAATACCCTTGGCCTATTTTGAAAGGTACCATAATATCTATCCCCTCGGAGACACCGTTATGTATGATGTCATCGCTTATCCGGAAGCCCAAACTTCTGTATTAATCAAATACCTGAACGGAGTCCCGGTGGATACGACAAACTTCATGGAAACGGCGCTCGATAAAGAGGGTATGATCCTGGAAGACACCGATGGCAAGTTGTGGATCAGCTCCCCGGTTAAAGGATTATACTGTCTGAAAAATAAACAAATAATCTATCATTTTGATGTCAAAGAAATCACCTGGATCCGGAAAGATCATGAAGGAAACATTTGGATAAACTCAAAGAATGGAGCTTATAAAATCTCCCCCTACCTTTTGTATTATAAGCATTTCGATAATTCATATTTTCAAGATGAAGGAGTCGATGCATTATGCACAGACCCTGAAGGTGGAATATGGGGTATTTACAGCAACAAAGTCTTTTTATACAGAAACAATGAATTTTATAGCTATAATTTCAGTTATTTGAATTATATATTTAACCAAATAGACGCCTTAGAAAACAACACGCTGATAATTGGCAGTTATGATAGAAACCGTTTTGTTTTGACAGGTGTTTCGACAGACCCGTCCACGAAAAGTTTAAAATTCGGGAAGATATTCAAATTGCCTTCCGAAGGAAATATGACCATTAATAAATTCAAAGACGAAGTGTGTATCCATGATGAGTATAGTCAAACCGTTACGATATATTCAGTGAAAAATAATTTTCGGGAAATTAATAATGTACCTGTCGGGGATTCATGGCAAGTCTTTTATGATGCGAGGAATAACCTTGTTATCGTTGGATCAAATGGTCATTTTATACTGAAAGATAAAAGCAAATTACCATACGATGAATTTAGGCACATTACCAGGTCATTATTGATTAACCACAAAATCCTGGATTCATCAGCTGATGTATTCCTTACCATGTACGACAGCCTTTATCTGGTCAATCAGAAAAGGGCATTTAATCTGACATCTTCATTTGATTATTCATTCAATACACCCATTAAACACATCACATATAATGATCAGGCGTTGTATTTATCGACTTTCAGGAACATTTATAAATGCGACAATCCACTGGACATTCAGGATGACAAAGCTGTACAACTTAGTCTTATTGACATTAACTTCTCTAATATCCGCGATATTCTGGCTTATAATGATACATTATATATTGCCTCAGGAGATGGCTTGACCCTTATCCCGACAGATCTGACGGATGATATCAGAAGTCGGGTTCCTGTACCTTATTTCAGGTCGATACTGATCAATGATAAAGAAGCCGGGATCTATTCTCAAGGATCAACCATTAAGGGGAAAAACAAATTTAATTTCTCCTTCGGAAGTATTAATTATTCGCAAAACCCGGTGTTATATTCTTACATGCTCGAAGGCTATGAAGATGAATGGAATATCGGAACAATGAACAATGTGGTATTTACAAACCTTCAAAAAGGTCATTACAAATTCAGGTTAAGGGCGGCAAAGTCAAACTCGCCCTGGAGTGATCCGATTGAATACCATATTACTGTTAAAGCCACAATATGGCAGCACCC
Proteins encoded in this window:
- a CDS encoding histidine kinase, producing the protein MRKRDIFFIVILFFAGLNLPAQNPFVQLYTTSDGLPSNSINCIEQDGEKFIWFATRGGLVRYDGSSFTNYSMRDGLNQNHVIYVKVDSFGRVWFFCIGSTMNFFYQNKIYNSTNAPFLKKLRGNWNFVQDKERNLYFYNYHGRKIIVLDTNNNVTQFELPSVPLESDSITTDGMNIQYLARIPSGEFMIWTYMGIFKTKDLAEKPIPLAYFERYHNIYPLGDTVMYDVIAYPEAQTSVLIKYLNGVPVDTTNFMETALDKEGMILEDTDGKLWISSPVKGLYCLKNKQIIYHFDVKEITWIRKDHEGNIWINSKNGAYKISPYLLYYKHFDNSYFQDEGVDALCTDPEGGIWGIYSNKVFLYRNNEFYSYNFSYLNYIFNQIDALENNTLIIGSYDRNRFVLTGVSTDPSTKSLKFGKIFKLPSEGNMTINKFKDEVCIHDEYSQTVTIYSVKNNFREINNVPVGDSWQVFYDARNNLVIVGSNGHFILKDKSKLPYDEFRHITRSLLINHKILDSSADVFLTMYDSLYLVNQKRAFNLTSSFDYSFNTPIKHITYNDQALYLSTFRNIYKCDNPLDIQDDKAVQLSLIDINFSNIRDILAYNDTLYIASGDGLTLIPTDLTDDIRSRVPVPYFRSILINDKEAGIYSQGSTIKGKNKFNFSFGSINYSQNPVLYSYMLEGYEDEWNIGTMNNVVFTNLQKGHYKFRLRAAKSNSPWSDPIEYHITVKATIWQHPLFYLVLSLLTAGLVSLLVIRRKNIQIKRQEIDHQLIVLEQKALQSMMNPHFIFNTLGSIQNYLLQNKPGEAGLYLSQFARLIRLNISSINSALINLEEEVNRLRIYLDLEKFRMENKFEYLIEIDHGIEEDEVYIPSMLIQPFVENSVWHGISALEEKGLIRISFSMHSAKALKIIVEDNGIGIKQSERYSSKNESHLHLSMEMIRKRIEIIGKKMKVETSMDISETTPGSPNPGTRVVLVVPFTYGDKEG